The following proteins are co-located in the Leptospira weilii genome:
- a CDS encoding MutS family DNA mismatch repair protein, which produces MKPSILIDRLERRAGKLKRFYDRISILLFKLSLFRLISFSAFVLWTSVFYYFHSSVYYYFPSLVFFLIFFFLIGRYKKTLSTREKIRLWIFVLERESARIGIKGFGKKFGTKITLEKISPLARDLDLFRETGLVPWLDTTFTSNAERQLISLLDPEDSSTDFKIENILLRQSIVRSISEKALAIPKILRLSSYLKENRDFSLNQEKAEMKLIQNDGASELWKRYPWLKRIYRPVAILVLAFIPANVFLGVPFPASVLFLNLILFGLYRSRSLEIFRQYYSLSGSIKGLQKILIYLKGLNIRDKNGRSLLQDTSKEELKSAYEDLDRILKRVALTEAPLLHLILNNLFLYDLWILGKISKWKEKYSAFLEKSIDDLTLFDSLFPFANLKWMFSDYCFPEILSENSKEGISGKGLFHPLIPSEFRVSNPLDQVLEGNIVLITGSNMSGKTTYLRTIGVSSILALAGGPVPASRFSLPVLKIHTSMRNEDNLEEGISFFYAEVRRLSEIVKKIQNSDLPHLVLLDEILKGTNTRERSLACKGILKELKKNRVIGLVTSHDLELAKVEDVILKHFQEEILNGSMCFDYKIREGLVQTSNALRILVQEGLNLDFT; this is translated from the coding sequence ATGAAACCTTCTATTCTGATTGATCGGCTAGAACGCAGAGCTGGAAAATTAAAAAGATTCTACGATCGAATTTCCATTCTTCTTTTTAAACTTTCTTTGTTTCGTCTTATTTCCTTTTCTGCATTCGTCCTTTGGACTTCCGTTTTCTATTATTTCCATTCTTCGGTTTATTATTATTTTCCCTCTTTGGTCTTTTTTCTCATTTTTTTCTTTTTGATCGGAAGGTATAAAAAGACTCTTTCAACTCGAGAAAAAATTCGACTTTGGATTTTTGTCTTAGAAAGAGAATCTGCGAGGATTGGAATTAAAGGTTTCGGTAAAAAATTCGGAACTAAGATTACTTTGGAAAAAATTTCCCCTTTGGCAAGAGACTTGGATCTGTTTCGGGAAACTGGCTTGGTTCCTTGGTTGGATACTACGTTTACTTCAAATGCGGAACGCCAGTTGATTTCCCTTTTGGATCCTGAGGATTCCTCGACCGATTTTAAAATAGAAAATATTCTGCTTCGTCAGTCAATCGTTCGATCGATTTCCGAGAAAGCGTTAGCAATTCCTAAAATACTTAGACTTTCCTCTTATCTGAAGGAAAATCGTGATTTTTCTCTCAATCAAGAGAAAGCGGAAATGAAATTGATCCAGAACGACGGCGCCTCGGAACTTTGGAAACGATATCCGTGGTTGAAAAGAATTTACAGGCCGGTTGCAATTCTGGTTCTTGCGTTTATTCCTGCAAATGTGTTTCTGGGAGTTCCTTTTCCGGCTTCCGTTTTGTTTTTAAATTTGATTCTCTTCGGATTATATCGTTCCCGTTCTTTGGAAATCTTTCGACAATATTATTCCCTTTCCGGAAGCATAAAAGGACTTCAGAAAATTCTAATATATCTAAAAGGTTTGAATATTCGGGATAAAAACGGTAGATCTCTTTTACAGGATACTTCTAAGGAGGAGTTAAAATCTGCTTACGAGGATTTGGATCGTATATTAAAGCGCGTCGCTTTGACCGAAGCTCCCTTATTGCATTTAATTTTAAATAACCTTTTTCTTTACGATCTTTGGATTTTAGGGAAAATTTCCAAATGGAAGGAAAAATATTCCGCGTTTTTGGAAAAGTCGATCGATGATTTAACCCTATTCGATTCTCTATTTCCTTTTGCGAATTTGAAGTGGATGTTTTCCGATTATTGTTTCCCGGAGATTCTTTCTGAAAATTCTAAGGAAGGAATTTCGGGAAAAGGTCTTTTCCATCCCCTTATCCCTTCGGAGTTCAGAGTTTCCAATCCATTGGATCAGGTTCTGGAAGGAAATATTGTTCTCATCACGGGTTCGAATATGTCCGGTAAAACGACATATCTGCGTACAATCGGTGTTTCTTCCATTCTCGCGTTGGCGGGCGGGCCGGTGCCTGCGTCTCGATTTTCTTTGCCGGTTTTAAAAATTCATACGAGTATGAGAAACGAAGATAATTTAGAGGAAGGAATTTCTTTTTTTTATGCGGAAGTAAGAAGGCTTTCGGAGATTGTAAAAAAAATTCAGAATTCGGATTTGCCTCATCTTGTTTTGCTTGATGAGATTTTAAAAGGAACGAACACAAGAGAACGTTCTCTTGCTTGCAAAGGAATTTTAAAAGAGCTAAAAAAGAATCGTGTAATCGGTTTGGTCACGAGCCATGATTTGGAACTCGCTAAAGTCGAGGATGTTATCTTGAAACATTTTCAAGAGGAAATTTTAAACGGCTCCATGTGCTTTGATTATAAAATTCGAGAAGGTTTGGTTCAAACAAGCAATGCGCTGCGAATTTTAGTTCAAGAAGGATTGAATTTGGATTTTACTTAG